In a genomic window of Onychostoma macrolepis isolate SWU-2019 chromosome 08, ASM1243209v1, whole genome shotgun sequence:
- the ppp1r3c2b gene encoding protein phosphatase 1 regulatory subunit 3C-B-like has product MLKMTCANVMSRFGPPVSARSVDMTVGFRCRGSPNINHLLGVSSPKPLRPCISRQPVFEYRHSPSTGLITAKSGRGEKRVAFADAKGLSLITVRLFSEKEEKIPREQVKILRLKKLGCVKETDNNTSRLRLGFEQPCGDFQAFRSRLQDRMVALESCNVTRCSILGTVRVKNVCFEKAVQIRITFDSWRSYQDVACSYLEHSYGEPGTDVFEFNIRVPERINPRERIEFCVSYLPAAFSAAQWDNNNGKNYCIHVCEV; this is encoded by the exons ATGCTGAAGATGACTTGTGCAAA TGTGATGTCGAGGTTTGGGCCGCCTGTCTCCGCGAGGTCTGTGGACATGACCGTGGGCTTCAGGTGCAGAGGATCACCAAACATCAACCACCTGCTCGGCGTGTCTTCCCCCAAACCCCTGCGGCCCTGCATCTCCCGTCAGCCGGTGTTTGAGTACAGACACTCCCCTTCCACAGGCCTCATCACAGCCAAAAGCGGCCGCGGGGAAAAACGCGTCGCGTTCGCGGACGCCAAAGGACTTTCCCTCATCACGGTGCGCCTGTTCTCCGAGAAAGAGGAAAAAATCCCGCGTGAACAGGTGAAAATACTACGACTGAAGAAGCTGGGCTGCGTTAAAGAGACCGATAATAATACTTCGAGGTTGAGGCTTGGGTTTGAGCAGCCTTGTGGAGACTTCCAGGCGTTCAGAAGCCGGCTTCAGGATCGCATGGTGGCGTTGGAGAGCTGTAATGTCACCAGGTGCTCCATCCTCGGCACCGTGCGCGTCAAGAACGTTTGTTTTGAGAAAGCGGTGCAAATCCGTATAACTTTCGACTCCTGGCGCAGTTACCAGGATGTGGCGTGTAGTTACCTGGAGCACAGTTATGGGGAACCTGGAACCGATGTGTTTGAGTTTAACATCCGCGTCCCTGAGCGGATAAACCCGCGGGAGCGCATCGAGTTCTGCGTGTCTTACTTACCGGCTGCGTTCAGTGCTGCTCAATGGGACAACAATAACGGCAAAAACTACTGCATTCATGTGTGTGAAGTGTGA